A single region of the Polymorphum gilvum SL003B-26A1 genome encodes:
- a CDS encoding SDR family NAD(P)-dependent oxidoreductase, whose protein sequence is MKLANKTAVITGGAGSLGLATAGLFLRNGARVVLVDLNLGALEAARASLPDGEVLTVAADVSSEADTRHYIEAAVAAFGPIDVLFSNAGNFGTVAPIADYPLNLFEAVQRVHVTGAFLAAKYGTPKMRDGGSLIITSSVAATRGDAGVYAYITAKHAQVGLMRCLAKELAGRRIRVNTIHPGPLDNGFQRTVEAGIGAELGIDGGEMFDRLIPLGRHGHAEEVARSVLYLASDDSSFTTGAMLMIDGGMSV, encoded by the coding sequence ATGAAGCTCGCGAACAAGACCGCCGTCATCACCGGCGGCGCCGGCAGTCTCGGCCTTGCGACGGCCGGTCTTTTCCTTCGCAACGGAGCCCGAGTGGTGCTCGTCGACCTCAACCTCGGGGCACTGGAGGCGGCGCGTGCCAGCCTGCCGGACGGCGAGGTGCTGACGGTCGCAGCCGACGTGTCCAGCGAGGCGGACACCCGCCACTACATCGAGGCAGCGGTCGCCGCCTTCGGGCCAATCGACGTGCTGTTTTCCAACGCTGGAAACTTCGGCACCGTCGCGCCGATCGCCGACTATCCCCTGAACCTGTTCGAAGCCGTGCAGCGTGTGCATGTCACCGGTGCTTTCCTCGCGGCCAAGTACGGGACGCCGAAGATGCGCGACGGCGGCAGCCTGATCATCACATCCAGCGTGGCAGCGACGCGCGGCGATGCCGGCGTCTATGCGTATATTACCGCCAAGCATGCCCAGGTCGGCCTGATGCGCTGCCTGGCAAAGGAACTCGCCGGACGCCGCATCCGCGTCAACACGATTCATCCGGGCCCGCTCGACAACGGTTTCCAGCGCACGGTTGAGGCGGGCATCGGGGCGGAACTCGGCATCGATGGCGGCGAAATGTTCGACCGACTCATCCCTCTCGGCCGCCACGGGCATGCGGAGGAGGTTGCCCGCTCGGTGCTCTATCTGGCTAGCGACGACAGCAGCTTCACCACCGGTGCGATGCTGATGATCGACGGCGGCATGAGCGTGTAG
- a CDS encoding aldehyde dehydrogenase has translation MDAIGLLIGDEDTPASDGRTFERRNPITGEVASLVAAAAIEDARLACDAAAAAFPAWAEMGPGPRRKILLAAADALEARVEDFVRAMAEEVGATAGWARFNVGLAADMLREAAALTTQVGGEVIPSNRHGSLAMAVRQPAGVVLSIAPWNAPVILGVRALATPLACGNTVVMKTSEICPRTHRLIVDALQQGGVPRGVLNAISNAPDDAPQIVEAMIAHPAVRRVNFTGSTRVGRIIAEMCGRHLKPALLELGGKAPFVVLDDADLDAAVDAAAFGAYMNQGQICMSTERIIVDEKVADAFMEKLTQKARSLKAGDPREGKTPLGAVVDQHAARRIQDLIKDATAKGAVLAAGGGVQGAIMEATLLDRVTPAMHIYAQESFGPVAVVMRVDGIDEAVRIANDTEYGLSAAVFGRDVTRALAVARRIESGICHINGPTVHDEAQMPFGGVKDSGYGRFGGKAGINEFTELRWLTIQDGPIHYPF, from the coding sequence ATGGATGCTATCGGACTTCTGATTGGGGACGAGGACACGCCGGCCTCCGACGGCCGCACCTTCGAGCGGCGCAACCCGATTACCGGCGAGGTGGCCTCGCTGGTTGCTGCCGCCGCGATCGAGGATGCCCGGCTTGCCTGCGATGCCGCCGCTGCCGCCTTTCCCGCCTGGGCGGAGATGGGGCCGGGACCGCGGCGCAAGATCCTGCTGGCCGCTGCCGATGCCCTTGAAGCCCGCGTCGAGGACTTCGTGCGCGCAATGGCCGAGGAGGTCGGCGCGACGGCAGGCTGGGCCCGCTTCAACGTAGGCCTTGCCGCCGACATGCTGCGCGAGGCGGCTGCGCTGACCACTCAGGTCGGCGGTGAGGTGATCCCGTCCAATCGGCATGGCAGCCTTGCCATGGCGGTGCGCCAGCCGGCTGGCGTTGTGCTGTCCATCGCCCCCTGGAACGCGCCGGTCATCCTCGGCGTGCGGGCCCTGGCGACGCCTCTTGCCTGCGGCAACACGGTGGTCATGAAGACGTCCGAGATCTGCCCGCGCACCCATCGGCTGATCGTCGACGCCTTGCAGCAGGGCGGGGTTCCCAGGGGTGTGCTCAACGCCATCTCCAACGCCCCGGACGATGCACCGCAGATCGTCGAGGCGATGATTGCCCATCCGGCCGTGCGCCGGGTGAACTTCACCGGCTCGACGCGGGTGGGCCGCATCATCGCGGAGATGTGCGGGCGCCATCTGAAGCCGGCGCTGCTGGAACTGGGCGGCAAGGCGCCCTTCGTCGTGCTCGACGACGCGGACCTTGATGCGGCGGTCGATGCGGCGGCCTTCGGTGCCTACATGAACCAGGGGCAGATTTGCATGTCGACCGAGCGGATCATCGTCGACGAGAAGGTGGCCGATGCGTTCATGGAGAAACTGACGCAGAAGGCACGCTCGTTGAAGGCGGGCGACCCGCGCGAAGGCAAGACCCCGCTCGGTGCAGTGGTCGACCAGCATGCGGCTCGACGCATCCAGGACCTGATCAAGGACGCGACGGCCAAGGGCGCGGTTCTGGCGGCCGGCGGCGGCGTGCAGGGCGCGATCATGGAGGCCACCCTGCTCGACCGGGTGACGCCCGCCATGCACATCTACGCCCAGGAAAGCTTCGGCCCGGTCGCGGTGGTGATGCGCGTCGATGGCATCGACGAGGCGGTGCGCATTGCCAACGATACCGAATACGGCCTTTCGGCCGCCGTGTTCGGCCGCGACGTGACGCGAGCGCTGGCCGTGGCTCGGCGGATCGAATCCGGGATCTGTCACATCAACGGTCCGACCGTCCACGACGAGGCCCAGATGCCCTTCGGCGGCGTGAAGGATTCCGGCTACGGCCGCTTCGGCGGCAAGGCGGGCATCAACGAGTTCACCGAACTGCGCTGGCTCACCATCCAGGACGGTCCGATCCACTATCCGTTCTGA